A segment of the Cyanobacteria bacterium GSL.Bin1 genome:
ACAAGAGCGAGGAGGAGCCCGTAGGAGATACTACCAAATTACGGAAAAAGGACGAGCTACCTGTCAAGCCAAGCAATCCCTACGAGAAAATTTACGAGACTGGAAACCAGCCTGATTCAACCATAGAGGTGAAAACTTGGGTAAGTGAGTATATTACCTGCTTTGTCGCCTATTCTTTTTTCTCGAAAAGTGAACGCGAGGAGTGGATGGGCGATATCTATGAGATTAACTACGACCTCCTCTCACAAGGAAAACAGCGTTGGTTCGTTAACTTAGTTGATTTTACTAGAACGTTGTTTTTTCTGGTAGCGAAGTTGAAAATCACTTGGAATGAAGTTAAAAATTTTTTTGCTTTCTTGCTAGGTCGGGACAATTGACATCTTTTGCAGACACTCTATAACATCACAGATAAAAAATTAAAGTGATACGACACTGTTACTAATTTATATAGGAGTTTAAATGTGAACCGAGCAATCCCACCTTTAGTAGTTTTAACCTTCTCACTGCTTTTTTCTACCGTTGCCATTGCTCAATATCGAATACCAGCACAAATTATCTCCACTGAAGATGGTGACACACTTACTGTTAGGCAAAATGGGGAGCACATTACCATTCGGCTAAGTTGTATTGATGCACCTGAAAGCAGTCAAAGCGGCGGTCAGGCTGCTGCCAACCGTTTGAAAGCACTGCTTCCTCAAGGGACGAAAGTGGAACTACGAACGGTTGAGACAGATAGATATGGCAGAACCATTGCAGAAGTGTATAAGAACAATGTCTCAGTTAATTTGCAAATGGTACAAGAAGGACAAGCAGTGGTTTACGACCAATATTTAGATGCTTGTGAGGTGACCAAGGAGCAGTATCTAGACACAGAAGCTCAGGCGCGACATAGGAAGATTGGTTTTTGGGCTCAAGCTAATGCAGTGATGCCTTGGAAGTATCGCAGCGGTGAACGCACTAACACTAGCTCTCAACCAGAAACAAGCAGTTTACCAAACTGTGTTAATGGCGACTGTGACTGCTCAGATTTTGCGAGTCATGCCACCGCGCAACAGTTACTGGAAGGGAATCCTAGCGACCCACATCGGCTAGACGGGGACTCAGATGGCGTAGCTTGTGAAAACCTACTTTGATTTGGGGAGTAACGCGCGATCTCATCTTCGATTCACTGACGCTTTGCGTCAATCACACCTGTAAAATCAGATCATCGTTGCCCTTGCTGAGACTTATTCCTCTGGGTTTGTCGCTGCACGGCTTGAGAAGCTTGTTGCGTCGCTGCTTTAACATAAGCATTGATATTAGATTGTTTTGCCCCCTGTCGATGTTTCATCCGCTGCACATAGGGACTCTGAGCGAGGAGGTAGGGGGCATTATTATCTGCTTTTTTTATTGCTGCTGCGACCACAGCCTCATCGAGCTTACGGGCAACGCGATCATCTTGTCCTGAACGATCATAGAGCTGCTTATAAGTGAGGGTTTGATCCCCTGTTACCTGACGCGCCAAATCAGTATAGCGATCGCGCAACTGAGCTTTGTCGAACCCCTCGGCAACAGGAGGGAGATGCTCTATCTGAGCTTTCTCCTGAAGTGCCGAGCTTGCTTCCTGCACCGTTGCTTTCGTATAAGCCGTGATATAAGACTGCTTCGCTCCCTCCCGATGCAGTTTATTTTGAACGTAGGGACTCTGAGCAAGGAGGTAAGGGGCGTCCTTTTCTCCGTTTTGCATCGAGGCTGCCGTTACTTCGACATCCATCTTTCGAGCAAAGCGCTCATCCTCAGACACCCGCTGATATAACTTGTCATAAGTTACGTTTCTTTCCCCGGTTACTTGCTTGGCTAAGGCAGTATAACGATTACGAAACTCTGCTTTCTTGGAATCGGGTGGAACGTAGGGCGGCTTAATTTCACTCATTTACTACCACCCGCCTTGATAACTACTTACTGCTAAAACTAAAGAGCATTTCTCGGTCAATTTCACCTGGTAAGTCTGCTTCCTCTGGCTTAGGCTCTTGGGGCAGATCTGTTTCTGCTTTTTCCGGCTGCGGTACTTGCTGAAATGATTGCGAAGCGGCAAATACACTTCCAAACTCGGAACGGTCTAAACCAAATGTATTAATTAAATGATTGAGATGATTCTCTAGCTGGTAAGCTGTTTTCTTTGCTACCTCTCGCGTTGTTTCTTGATCATACCCTTTTTGGTGATAAGCATAGGGTAGCCAACACAGACCTAAAGTATGGAGAATTAACTGACGCATTGGCATTATTTCTTTAGAACGAGCAAAGTCGATAAGCATTTCGTCAGTTGTCCCCTTTTGAACTCTTTGGATACGCAACGTGAGGTCTTTTTGCTGTGCCATGTTTATGCTGATACTTTACTTTCACTGCTTTTGGTTAACCAATTGAAAAGGCTATAGGCATCGGCTAAGCGATGGGCATCGGGGTTCTCAGGAGAAAAGTGAAAATCTTGAGCGACTAATTGGTTTAAATCACAAGACCAATGAAGCTCTGAGGTGGAAAACATACTCTCAATCTCAGAGGCAAAAAACTGAGCTGCTCCGCCCGATACAATCAGCTCGTCCACATCAAAGCGGTAGCTCCCTAATTGGGTATTTAGCCATTGCCCCACTACCTTCCAGTGATTCGTAGCTACTTTTTCAATCACTTGGGAAACTTGCTTAACTTGGAACTTTAGCTTTTCTTCGCTTCCCACCTTATTCCATAACAACTGCTGAATCTTGGTTGAATCAAACCGTCCCTGATAAATCGCTACAATTAAATCTTGGCTAGGGATGTTGCTTCCATCTAACACCGTTTCTTCTACCACTGCATCAACGACAAGATGAAAACCTCGGGAATTACAGTCACTGGCTAGGTTTTGCCCTCCTTTATAAAAGAAAAAAGAGTTATTGTAGTGACCCATCACCAAACAAGCTATTCCCCGCTTTTGGAAAACCTCTTTTGGAAGTTGCATTTGGCGGTGCATTAGCAATCCGATTCCTTCGGGATTAATCTCAGAAGATTCCACCGAGCAACGGTAGGTTTCGCCTCGAAACCGAAACTTCGAGATACTTTTCGATAACTCTTTACTGAGTTCTTCCCGAGAAGCCCACTCGGAAAGCGGCAATAGTATCGAGTAAGCGATAGAAAATTTATTTCCCAGTTCTGCCTTTTGCGCGATCGCGCCGATTACTGCTAAACATCGGGAAACCCCTTGAGCAACTTTCAGTTTTTCTCGCCCGAGTAAAGAGCGACCCTGATAAGTATCTTTGCGGGTAATAAATCCCAATGCTTGCCCGGCTCCATCGGAAAAGGTTAACCAAGCATCATTTTCTGGCTTTGCCTCACTGGGTTCAATCGCAGCGATGTCAGCCCGACTCAACTCAACAATTTCTGGCTCTAAAAATAGAACCTGTTTTTCTTTCCAGTCTGACCGTTGCCAGATTGATTTTACGAGTGATTTTCCGAGATCAATTACAACGTTTAAGTCTGCCATTTGTTTTGAAGCGAGATGATTTGAGAGTCTTTTGAGAGAGTTTTGAGGTTTTTTTGAGAGTCTTCTGAGAGAAGTTCTGAGCTAATTCTAACCCAACCTTCTTAGCTGATCAAGCTCGGTCTAATCTGAGAGTTTTTTGAGAGTTCCTTGAGAGTTCCTTGAGAGTTTATTAAGAGTCTTTTGAGCAAGTGTACTGAATTCTAGTTAGCTACCAAAACTCATATGACTTACACACAGCTTGTTTGACTAATACAAAAAATCTAAATTTATAAAAACATAGAATCGCGTTACTTAAAAATATTTCAATCAAGCTATTAAAAAAATTTCCCCACGATCGAATCTTCGATTCGCTGACGCTTTGCGTCAATCGCGCTTCGATTACTTCCAAATAGAAGTATCGCGCCGAGTGAAAATTAGCTTAAAATGGGTTAGGGAGCAGTGGAAGAGATATTTTATTTAGAGTTTCGCACCTGACGCAACTTTTGTTGCAAAAATGTACGTTAATTTCCTACAATATCTTAACTATAAGCATATCGCAACACCCTAATGCTAACCATCGCAAACGTTAGTTCTCAGCAAGCGAAAAACTATTACGAAAAAGAGAACTACTACAGTAAAGAAGCTGCCCAAAATAATTCCGAGTGGCGTGGGCGGAGCGCTAGCCACTTCGGGCTAAAGGGCGAGATTGAACTAGAGGCTTATGAAGCTCTAACCGATGGCATGAGCCCTGACCGTCAGCAAACCCTCCGACAAAAACACGGAAATCAAGATCGCGCTGGGGTTGACCTCACCTTTTCTGCCCCCAAAAGTGTTAGCCTCGCCTCCCTCGTGGGAGAGCAAGACCAACTCGAACAAGCCCATCGCCAAGCCGTACGGAAGGTAGTCGATTTAGTAGAAGCCAACTATGCCACCACTCGCATTAAAGGGCAGCGCACCCCAACCGATAATTTGACAGTTGCCATGTGGCACCATGACACCAGCCGCGAACTGGACCCCCATCTCCACACTCATTGTGTCGTTATGAATGCCACTCAAGGAGAAGACGGGAAATGGCGCACCCTCTCTAACGAAGCATTCTATAAAAATAAAATTCTGCTTGGGCAGATCTATCGCCAAGAGTTAGCCCGAGCGTGCATGGAGATGGGATATGAAATTGAGCATCATCCAAAAGAGCTGTTTGAGATTAAAGGCTACACCCGAGAGCAGTTGGAAGCCTTCTCCAAACGCCACGAACAAATCCTGAATAAAGTTGCTGAGATGGGAGAGCAAGCCACAACCGAAAATAAAATTTGGGCATGGCACCAAACCCGAGCCAAGAAAAATCATGAACTTGGACGTGCCGAAAAGCTAGCGTATTGGCAAGAAGAAGCAGACCTATATAACATTCAGCATCCTCAACCCCACTCCCAATCCCAACTGCCTACAGCAGATGTAATCGCTGCCGAGCTTCAAACCAGTATTGATCAAGGGATTGAACATTGTTCCGAGCACAAGGCAGCGTTCCGATCCGAGGAAATCAGCAAATTTGTCACGGCTCAACCCCGACCCTTCGGGATTAATGAACTCAGAAGCGCGATCGCGCAGCATCCTGAACTAATCCGAACCTTTGATGAACGCCTTACCACCCAAAAAGCCCTCGCCCGTGAACTCGCCACGATTAAAATCATGCGGAAGGGAAAAGAGCAAGTGTCTGCCCTAACAACACCAGAGACAGTCAAACAAAGATTAGCAGAAGTCAGACTAACCCAAGGACAACAAAACGCGATCACCCTTGCTGCGACCGCTACTGATCAATACATCGCCTGGCAAGGGGTCGCCGGCGCGGGAAAGACTTACGCCCTGAATCAATTGCGAGACATCGCTCAAGAAAAGGGCTACGCCTTAAAAGGATTTGCTTCTAGTGCTAAGGCGGTTGAAGTGTTAGAAACAGAAACAGGAATTATCTCAAATACTGTCGCCAGCCATCTCTACTCCCCAACTCCCGAAACTTCTCAAGACAAGCAGATCTGGATTATGGATGAGGCGGGATTAATCGGGGCGAGGGAGGCTCATCAATTTCTGAAGCGAGCAGAGGCGGAAAATGCACGGGTGTTACTGGTGGGAGACATCCAACAGCTTTCTCCTGTAGAAGCCGGGAATCCCTTTCGCTCCCTGCAACAATCGGGAATGACCACTGCTTACCTAGACCAATCGCTACGACAAACCCCCCCTGACTTACAAAGAATTGTAAAATTTACAACTCTGGGAAAAACTGAAGCCGCGATCGCGCAACTGGATCAAGTTGGGCGAATTCAGGAAATTCCTGATAGCGATGACCGTGCGGAGCAAATTGCTCAAGACTACACAAAACTCTCTTCTTCACAACGAAAAAAAACCCTGATCGTCGCTGGCACCAACCAAGAGTCTTCTACGATTACCCAGAAAATCCGAGAAAAGCTGAAAACAGAAGGGAGCTTAGGAACTGAAGTAACAGCCACCCGATTAAGAACCAAGAATCTCTCGAAAGTCCAATCTTCCCTTTCCCCTTACTACGAAAAAAATGATGTCATTATTCCCAGCCGCAATTATCGTGGGCAGGGCTTAGAAAAGGGAAAAGCCTATTATGTGATGGATATAGAAAAAGATTGGCTGAAACTTAGGGACATATCTGGGAATGAAATAACAGCGAATCCTATGAAGTTTCGCAAGTCCGTTTATACCCAGCAATCCATGACAATCGCAGTGGGAGACAAGTTGAAATGGACCAAGAATAATAAAGAATTAAACCGCCGTAACGGGGAAGAATTTGAAGTCTCTGCCCTAGAAGGAGACATTGCCATAATTGAAGGGAAAGATGGTAAGCGCGATCGCTTCCATCTACAAGAGCCACTACACATTAATCACGCCCTAGTCAGTACCACTTATGCTTCCCAAGGACAAACAGCGGAGAATGTTCTGGTTGCAGCCAATAATCAAACCACAAACCGAGAAAATTTTTATGTGGCGATTTCCCGCGCTAAAACCGGCTTACAAATTTATGCTGAAGATAAAGCCCAACTCCGAGAAAAAGCCCCAGTCAGCCAAGCCCAAGAGAATCCGTTAGAATTAGTACCCAAGAAACGCCCAGAATCACACGATGACACAGAATCCCGAAGTCCCCAACAGTCCCCAGAGCGGGATGGCGCAGCTATTGGAAAGCGCGTTGCTACAAGCCTTGAAACCAATTACCAGCCAGCTCAACCAAATCGAAGCTCGCCTCGACGAACAAGAACTGGACCAGCAACAGAACTTCGAGAAACTAAACAGGAAGGTAGAAGCTCTGGAAGAGAAGCAGAACCAGAAAATCGAGAAACTACACCAACAAATCCAAAACCAAGCTCAGCAGATCAACCTAGAAAATCAACTCATCGCGCAGCAAACCAGCTTCAACAACTTAACCAAAACGCTGATGGATTTATCGAACAGATTCAATTTGATAACGAAGCGGTGGGAGAGCAATCACAATCAACTGAGCGAACAGCTCAGCGATCTCAACTGGCAGAACCAGCAACTAGAGCAGCGGATCAACAGCTTAGTGAAAACCTTGACACCTTTACCCAAACAAATTCAAGCTGGGAACAACAAGCTCAGCGGGGAACTGAATCAGATGAAGCAGACCAGCAACGAACTAGAAGAGCGGATCAACAACTTAGTGAAAGCCTTACTGCCCTTACCCGAGGAAGTACGAATTTCAAACAAGAATCTGAGCAAAGAACTAAGCGAGATTGGGAAGCAGTTAGAAGCACTCGCTACAGCTTTGAAACGCTAGAGCAAAAGTCACCGCAACAAGTCTGGGAAGAGTATAGTCAAAACATCAGAGCTAAGTCCCCAGTTGAGCGAACTCGGGAAGTCGCTCGCCATGCCCTGCGAGATGGCTATTCCAAGGATCAAGTCAGGATGATCCTGACCTTTGATCCTCATGTTCAAGAGGTTGATCAAAAACAGGGCAGGGAGAAAGCCGAAAAACATATTAAAACCATGATCCGCGCTGGCGAGGATAGAAATAAAAAAGCGCGACAACCTAGACCAGAGCAGGAACAACAGAGGAGACAACAGAGAAATGATGACTTAACTTTGTAACTTTAACTGTCACAGTTCTAAAACTTACCCAAAACTGTTACAGTAGTATTATCCTTTAACGACAAGGTTTTTAGCGAAAATGCGTAAATCTTACTGTGACAGTTTAGACCGTCGTCGAAGGCTTTTAGAAGCCCTTGGTGGACTACCAGAAACAACAGTGGAAAATCAAGAGTGGCTCTATATGTTAGAAGAAGAAACTCGCCACTCGCTCTCGATTGAAGGGTTTTTTGCCACGGAGCAGGAGTTAAAGGCAGTGTTGAGCGGTCGGAAACAAGCCCCAGAAATTTTTA
Coding sequences within it:
- a CDS encoding micrococcal nuclease-like nuclease → MPPLVVLTFSLLFSTVAIAQYRIPAQIISTEDGDTLTVRQNGEHITIRLSCIDAPESSQSGGQAAANRLKALLPQGTKVELRTVETDRYGRTIAEVYKNNVSVNLQMVQEGQAVVYDQYLDACEVTKEQYLDTEAQARHRKIGFWAQANAVMPWKYRSGERTNTSSQPETSSLPNCVNGDCDCSDFASHATAQQLLEGNPSDPHRLDGDSDGVACENLL
- a CDS encoding relaxase domain-containing protein, with the translated sequence MLTIANVSSQQAKNYYEKENYYSKEAAQNNSEWRGRSASHFGLKGEIELEAYEALTDGMSPDRQQTLRQKHGNQDRAGVDLTFSAPKSVSLASLVGEQDQLEQAHRQAVRKVVDLVEANYATTRIKGQRTPTDNLTVAMWHHDTSRELDPHLHTHCVVMNATQGEDGKWRTLSNEAFYKNKILLGQIYRQELARACMEMGYEIEHHPKELFEIKGYTREQLEAFSKRHEQILNKVAEMGEQATTENKIWAWHQTRAKKNHELGRAEKLAYWQEEADLYNIQHPQPHSQSQLPTADVIAAELQTSIDQGIEHCSEHKAAFRSEEISKFVTAQPRPFGINELRSAIAQHPELIRTFDERLTTQKALARELATIKIMRKGKEQVSALTTPETVKQRLAEVRLTQGQQNAITLAATATDQYIAWQGVAGAGKTYALNQLRDIAQEKGYALKGFASSAKAVEVLETETGIISNTVASHLYSPTPETSQDKQIWIMDEAGLIGAREAHQFLKRAEAENARVLLVGDIQQLSPVEAGNPFRSLQQSGMTTAYLDQSLRQTPPDLQRIVKFTTLGKTEAAIAQLDQVGRIQEIPDSDDRAEQIAQDYTKLSSSQRKKTLIVAGTNQESSTITQKIREKLKTEGSLGTEVTATRLRTKNLSKVQSSLSPYYEKNDVIIPSRNYRGQGLEKGKAYYVMDIEKDWLKLRDISGNEITANPMKFRKSVYTQQSMTIAVGDKLKWTKNNKELNRRNGEEFEVSALEGDIAIIEGKDGKRDRFHLQEPLHINHALVSTTYASQGQTAENVLVAANNQTTNRENFYVAISRAKTGLQIYAEDKAQLREKAPVSQAQENPLELVPKKRPESHDDTESRSPQQSPERDGAAIGKRVATSLETNYQPAQPNRSSPRRTRTGPATELRETKQEGRSSGREAEPENRETTPTNPKPSSADQPRKSTHRAANQLQQLNQNADGFIEQIQFDNEAVGEQSQSTERTAQRSQLAEPATRAADQQLSENLDTFTQTNSSWEQQAQRGTESDEADQQRTRRADQQLSESLTALTRGSTNFKQESEQRTKRDWEAVRSTRYSFETLEQKSPQQVWEEYSQNIRAKSPVERTREVARHALRDGYSKDQVRMILTFDPHVQEVDQKQGREKAEKHIKTMIRAGEDRNKKARQPRPEQEQQRRQQRNDDLTL